One genomic window of Etheostoma spectabile isolate EspeVRDwgs_2016 chromosome 7, UIUC_Espe_1.0, whole genome shotgun sequence includes the following:
- the slc25a33 gene encoding solute carrier family 25 member 33, whose translation MAQKDTLLNLFAGGCSGTVGAIVTCPLEVLKTRLQSSGLALRPIFQVQLGTLNGTGVIRPGTVTPGLLQVLRSILEKEGPRSLFRGLGPNLVGVAPSRAIYFAAYSKSKEMFNGLFVPNSGLVHMSSAGAAAFVTNSLMNPIWMVKTRMQLEKKAKGEKKMNALQCARYVYKTEGIRGFYRGLTASYAGISETMICFVIYETLKKHLAKNQFTSRNGEKEKGASDFLGLMMAAAFSKGCASCIAYPHEVIRTRLREEGSKYKYFFQTGRLIAVEEGYAAFYRGLIPQLIRQIPNTAIVLSTYELIIHLLGESK comes from the exons atggcaCAGAAAGACACTCTGCTAAATCTCTTCGCCGGGGG ATGTAGTGGTACGGTGGGAGCCATAGTCACATGCCCCCTGGAGGTGTTGAAGACACGGTTGCAGTCCTCTGGTCTCGCCCTCCGACCCATCTTCCAGGTCCAGCTGGGCACCCTAAACGGCACCGGGGTTATCCGACCAGGGACTGTTACACCGGGGCTGTTGCAGGTCCTACG ATCAATTCTAGAAAAAGAGGGTCCAAGATCCCTTTTCCGTGGTCTAGGGCCAAACCTTGTTGGTGTGGCCCCCTCAAG AGCCATTTACTTTGCTGCATACTCAAAATCTAAAGAGATGTTCAATGGGCTGTTTGTCCCTAATAGTGGACTAGTGCACATGTCGTCTGCTGGTGCTGCAG CTTTTGTTActaactctctgatgaatcccATCTGGATGGTAAAGACCAGGATGCAGCTGGAGAAAAA AGccaaaggagagaagaagatgAATGCACTGCAGTGTGCCCGCTATGTTTACAAAACGGAAGGGATTCGGGGCTTCTATCGAGGCCTAACTGCATCTTATGCCGGCATCTCAGAGACCATGATCTGCTTCGTCATCTATGAGACATTGAAGAAACACTTGGCCAAGAACCAATTCACCTCTCGGAATGgtgaaaaggagaaaggagCATCAGACTTCCTGGGTCTGATGATGGCAGCTGCTTTTTCAAAGGGTTGTGCATCCTGCATTGCTTATCCGCACG AGGTCATTCGGACAAGGCTGCGTGAGGAAGGCAGCAAGTACAAGTATTTCTTCCAGACAGGGAGGTTAATAGCGGTGGAGGAAGGCTATGCAGCTTTTTATAGAGGACTCATTCCACAGCTAATTAGACAAATCCCTAACACAGCCATCGTCCTCTCCACGTATGAACTCATTATCCATCTGCTGGGAGAGTCCAAATGA
- the spsb1 gene encoding SPRY domain-containing SOCS box protein 1 isoform X2 codes for MGQKVPGGIKTIDMRDPAFSPLKLELQALSHTKPSRLDLLLDMPPASVDVQVQNSWNNDDRSLNIFVKDDNKLVFHRHPVAQSTDAIRGHVGYTRGLHVWEISWAMRQRGTHAVVGVATSDAPLHSVGYTALVGSNAESWGWDLCRSKLYHDGKNHPGKTYPAFLEPDDTFIIPDSLLVVLDMDEGTLGYIVDGHYLGVAFRGLKGRKLYPVVSAVWGHCEIRIRYINGLDRNPSL; via the exons ATGGGGCAAAAAGTCCCAGGTGGTATTAAAACCATTGATATGCGAGATCCGGCATTCAGCCCCCTGAAGCTGGAGCTACAGGCCCTGAGTCACACCAAGCCGTCTCGACTGGATCTGCTGCTGGACATGCCACCTGCCAGCGTGGACGTCCAGGTCCAAAACTCATGGAACAACGATGACCGCTCCCTAAACATCTTTGTCAAGGACGACAACAAGCTGGTGTTTCACAGGCACCCTGTGGCGCAGAGCACGGACGCCATCCGGGGCCATGTTGGTTATACAAGGGGACTGCATGTGTGGGAGATCAGCTGGGCTATGCGTCAGAGGGGCACACACGCTGTGGTTGGAGTGGCGACAAGTGACGCCCCGCTGCACTCGGTGGGCTACACAGCTTTGGTAGGAAGCAACGCAGAGTCCTGGGGCTGGGACCTGTGCAGGAGTAAGCTCTACCACGATGGCAAGAATCACCCAGGAAAAACCTATCCGGCCTTCCTCGAGCCAGATGACACCTTCATCATACCAGACTCGCTTTTAGTAGTCTTAGACATGGATGAGGGGACTCTGGGTTATATAGTAGATGGACATTATCTAGGGGTGGCATTCAGAGGACTTAAGGGCAGGAAGCTGTACCCAGTAGTGAGCGCCGTGTGGGGACACTGTGAAATAAGAATCCGGTACATAAATGGACTTGATCGTAA CCCCTCTCTCTGA
- the spsb1 gene encoding SPRY domain-containing SOCS box protein 1 isoform X1, whose translation MGQKVPGGIKTIDMRDPAFSPLKLELQALSHTKPSRLDLLLDMPPASVDVQVQNSWNNDDRSLNIFVKDDNKLVFHRHPVAQSTDAIRGHVGYTRGLHVWEISWAMRQRGTHAVVGVATSDAPLHSVGYTALVGSNAESWGWDLCRSKLYHDGKNHPGKTYPAFLEPDDTFIIPDSLLVVLDMDEGTLGYIVDGHYLGVAFRGLKGRKLYPVVSAVWGHCEIRIRYINGLDPEPLSLMDLCRRSVRVALGRDRLGEIHRLPLPATLKNYLLYQ comes from the exons ATGGGGCAAAAAGTCCCAGGTGGTATTAAAACCATTGATATGCGAGATCCGGCATTCAGCCCCCTGAAGCTGGAGCTACAGGCCCTGAGTCACACCAAGCCGTCTCGACTGGATCTGCTGCTGGACATGCCACCTGCCAGCGTGGACGTCCAGGTCCAAAACTCATGGAACAACGATGACCGCTCCCTAAACATCTTTGTCAAGGACGACAACAAGCTGGTGTTTCACAGGCACCCTGTGGCGCAGAGCACGGACGCCATCCGGGGCCATGTTGGTTATACAAGGGGACTGCATGTGTGGGAGATCAGCTGGGCTATGCGTCAGAGGGGCACACACGCTGTGGTTGGAGTGGCGACAAGTGACGCCCCGCTGCACTCGGTGGGCTACACAGCTTTGGTAGGAAGCAACGCAGAGTCCTGGGGCTGGGACCTGTGCAGGAGTAAGCTCTACCACGATGGCAAGAATCACCCAGGAAAAACCTATCCGGCCTTCCTCGAGCCAGATGACACCTTCATCATACCAGACTCGCTTTTAGTAGTCTTAGACATGGATGAGGGGACTCTGGGTTATATAGTAGATGGACATTATCTAGGGGTGGCATTCAGAGGACTTAAGGGCAGGAAGCTGTACCCAGTAGTGAGCGCCGTGTGGGGACACTGTGAAATAAGAATCCGGTACATAAATGGACTTGATC CTGAA CCCCTCTCTCTGATGGACCTGTGTCGGCGTTCGGTGAGGGTGGCATTAGGAAGAGACCGGCTAGGTGAAATCCATAGACTGCCACTGCCAGCCACTCTCAAGAACTACTTGCTCTACCAATGA